A stretch of the Thunnus thynnus chromosome 7, fThuThy2.1, whole genome shotgun sequence genome encodes the following:
- the LOC137186581 gene encoding fibroblast growth factor 12-like isoform X2 — protein sequence MAAAIASSLIRQKRQARESNSDKVATNKRRSSPSKDPRSLCERHIFSVFSKVRFCSGKKRPVRRKPEPQLKGIVTRLFSEQGFFLQMQPDGTISGNKDENSDNTLFNLIPVGLRVVAIQGVKAGLYVAMNAEGFLYTSDVFTAECKFKESVFENYYVIYSSTLYRQHESGRAWFLGLNKDGVVMKGNRVKKTKPCSHFVPRPIEVCMYKEPSLHELEEKLLKSSRSPTMNSEERARSLDRAEQQPEDSTEQDGS from the exons ATGGCGGCGGCCATCGCCAGCTCCCTGATCCGACAGAAGCGGCAAGCCCGGGAGTCCAACAGCGACAAGGTCGCCACCAACAAGAGGCGCTCGAGTCCCAGCAAAGACCCGCGGTCTCTGTGTGAGAGACACATCTTCAGCGTCTTCAGCAAAGTTCGCTTCTGTAGCGGCAAGAAAAGACCCGTCAGACGGAAACCAG AGCCGCAGCTGAAGGGCATCGTCACACGTCTCTTCAGCGAGCAGGGTTTCTTCCTGCAGATGCAGCCTGATGGAACCATCAGTGGAAACAAGGACGAGAACAGCGACAACA ctctgtttAACCTGATCCCAGTAGGTTTGAGGGTTGTGGCCATCCAGGGAGTGAAGGCTGGACTCTATGTGGCCATGAACGCTGAGGGATTCCTCTACACATCA gatgtCTTCACAGCAGAGTGTAAGTTTAAGGAGTCGGTGTTTGAGAACTACTACGTCATCTACTCGTCCACGCTGTACCGGCAGCACGAGTCGGGCCGAGCCTGGTTCCTGGGCCTCAACAAGGACGGAGTCGTCATGAAGGGAAACCGAGTGAAGAAAACCAAACCCTGCTCACACTTTGTCCCCAGACCCATCGAAG TCTGTATGTATAAGGAGCCGTCGCTGCACGAGCTtgaggagaagctgctgaagtCCTCGCGGAGCCCGACGATGAACAGCGAGGAGCGAGCGAGGAGTCTGGATCGAGCGGAGCAGCAGCCGGAGGACTCCACAGAGCAGGATGGGTCATAG
- the LOC137186581 gene encoding fibroblast growth factor 12-like isoform X1, with amino-acid sequence MAAAIASSLIRQKRQARESNSDKVATNKRRSSPSKDPRSLCERHIFSVFSKVRFCSGKKRPVRRKPEPQLKGIVTRLFSEQGFFLQMQPDGTISGNKDENSDNTLFNLIPVGLRVVAIQGVKAGLYVAMNAEGFLYTSDVFTAECKFKESVFENYYVIYSSTLYRQHESGRAWFLGLNKDGVVMKGNRVKKTKPCSHFVPRPIEGETPTPVSVRVRCFRWISVSSPVQRDVQDVQGKLLTQLHLKRKKIQLPTTLKECSDRKQSEFVHNSHVQQ; translated from the exons ATGGCGGCGGCCATCGCCAGCTCCCTGATCCGACAGAAGCGGCAAGCCCGGGAGTCCAACAGCGACAAGGTCGCCACCAACAAGAGGCGCTCGAGTCCCAGCAAAGACCCGCGGTCTCTGTGTGAGAGACACATCTTCAGCGTCTTCAGCAAAGTTCGCTTCTGTAGCGGCAAGAAAAGACCCGTCAGACGGAAACCAG AGCCGCAGCTGAAGGGCATCGTCACACGTCTCTTCAGCGAGCAGGGTTTCTTCCTGCAGATGCAGCCTGATGGAACCATCAGTGGAAACAAGGACGAGAACAGCGACAACA ctctgtttAACCTGATCCCAGTAGGTTTGAGGGTTGTGGCCATCCAGGGAGTGAAGGCTGGACTCTATGTGGCCATGAACGCTGAGGGATTCCTCTACACATCA gatgtCTTCACAGCAGAGTGTAAGTTTAAGGAGTCGGTGTTTGAGAACTACTACGTCATCTACTCGTCCACGCTGTACCGGCAGCACGAGTCGGGCCGAGCCTGGTTCCTGGGCCTCAACAAGGACGGAGTCGTCATGAAGGGAAACCGAGTGAAGAAAACCAAACCCTGCTCACACTTTGTCCCCAGACCCATCGAAGGTGAAACACCAACACCAGTTTCTGTCAGAGTCAGATGTTTCAGATGGATATCAGTTTCATCTCCAGTGCAGAGAGACGTCCAGGATGTCCAGGGGAAACTACTAACCCAACTTCAtctaaagagaaaaaagattCAGCTTCCAACAACTCTGAAGgagtgttcagacagaaagcagagtGAATTTGTGCATAATTCACATGTACAGCAGTAG
- the LOC137186581 gene encoding fibroblast growth factor 12-like isoform X4: MEGKEKAPAAEPQLKGIVTRLFSEQGFFLQMQPDGTISGNKDENSDNTLFNLIPVGLRVVAIQGVKAGLYVAMNAEGFLYTSDVFTAECKFKESVFENYYVIYSSTLYRQHESGRAWFLGLNKDGVVMKGNRVKKTKPCSHFVPRPIEGETPTPVSVRVRCFRWISVSSPVQRDVQDVQGKLLTQLHLKRKKIQLPTTLKECSDRKQSEFVHNSHVQQ, encoded by the exons AGCCGCAGCTGAAGGGCATCGTCACACGTCTCTTCAGCGAGCAGGGTTTCTTCCTGCAGATGCAGCCTGATGGAACCATCAGTGGAAACAAGGACGAGAACAGCGACAACA ctctgtttAACCTGATCCCAGTAGGTTTGAGGGTTGTGGCCATCCAGGGAGTGAAGGCTGGACTCTATGTGGCCATGAACGCTGAGGGATTCCTCTACACATCA gatgtCTTCACAGCAGAGTGTAAGTTTAAGGAGTCGGTGTTTGAGAACTACTACGTCATCTACTCGTCCACGCTGTACCGGCAGCACGAGTCGGGCCGAGCCTGGTTCCTGGGCCTCAACAAGGACGGAGTCGTCATGAAGGGAAACCGAGTGAAGAAAACCAAACCCTGCTCACACTTTGTCCCCAGACCCATCGAAGGTGAAACACCAACACCAGTTTCTGTCAGAGTCAGATGTTTCAGATGGATATCAGTTTCATCTCCAGTGCAGAGAGACGTCCAGGATGTCCAGGGGAAACTACTAACCCAACTTCAtctaaagagaaaaaagattCAGCTTCCAACAACTCTGAAGgagtgttcagacagaaagcagagtGAATTTGTGCATAATTCACATGTACAGCAGTAG